From one Eptesicus fuscus isolate TK198812 chromosome 21, DD_ASM_mEF_20220401, whole genome shotgun sequence genomic stretch:
- the LOC129147763 gene encoding protein C19orf12 homolog has translation MSLRGKEATKPPAKSLRVKEATKPPAKSLRVKEATKPPAKSLRVKEAMMSLARSLTVEEALDLLSKVWPGNEMKATVRHTRNAIAVTGFLMAIGGLAIGPPGLAVGGAVGGLIGAYMSWGKFKSVPQMLKELPPAEKEKLRCQVSDILTDLKWTDIKELTKQVMANKAVQEKLLKLTLSFVTHKMGNA, from the exons ATGTCCCTAAGGGGGAAGGAGGCCACAAAGCCGCCCGCTAAGTCCCTGAGGGTGAAGGAGGCCACCAAGCCGCCCGCTAAGTCCCTGAGGGTGAAGGAGGCCACCAAGCCGCCCGCTAAGTCCCTGAGGGTGAAGGAGGCCATGATGTCACTTGCTCGGTCCCTGACGGTGGAGGAGGCCCTGGATCTGCTGAGCAAGGTCTGGCCTGGGAATGAGATGAAGGCAACAGTGAGGCACACGAGGAATGCCATCGCGGTTACCGGCTTCCTGATGGCTATTGGGGGCCTGGCCATTGGCCCGCCGGGACTGGCCGTTG GGGGCGCCGTCGGGGGACTTATAGGGGCCTATATGTCCTGGGGGAAGTTTAAGTCTGTCCCTCAGATGCTCAAGGAGCTGCCGCCAGCCGAGAAGGAGAAGCTACGCTGCCAGGTCTCAGACATCCTCACGGACCTGAAGTGGACGGACATCAAGGAACTGACTAAGCAGGTCATGGCCAACAAGGCCgtgcaggagaagctgctgaagCTGACCCTGAGCTTCGTCACCCACAAGATGGGAAAcgcctaa